In Thermodesulfobacteriota bacterium, the following proteins share a genomic window:
- the hslU gene encoding ATP-dependent protease ATPase subunit HslU: protein LDTLLPAPTSSAYPYHPPGPPGHVSGGDERHGEGAPHKDTREKLRGLLKEGKLDERAVEVDQAEHQKMPMVEIFSSAGVEEMDMKEMFSNIFPKKTRRRKVKVPDALEILTQEEAQRLIDMDRVRKEAIERVEQSGIVFIDEIDKIAGRQAGQGPDVSREGVQRDLLPIVEGSTVNTKHGMVKTDHILFIASGAFHISKPSDLIPEFQGRFPIRVELTSLGKGDFIKILTEPENALLKQSIALLETEGVELVFTDDAVEEIAAIATKVNDSMENIGARRLHTVMERVLDDISFNAPDMKEKKLVVDSGYVMERLSEILKDEDLSRYIL from the coding sequence TTCTCGATACGCTCCTCCCCGCGCCGACATCGTCGGCTTACCCCTACCATCCCCCCGGCCCCCCCGGCCACGTTTCGGGGGGCGATGAGAGACACGGGGAAGGCGCGCCGCATAAAGACACCAGGGAAAAACTCCGGGGGCTCTTGAAGGAGGGCAAGCTCGACGAGAGGGCCGTCGAAGTCGACCAGGCCGAGCACCAGAAGATGCCCATGGTGGAGATATTCTCGTCGGCCGGCGTGGAGGAGATGGACATGAAGGAGATGTTCTCCAACATCTTCCCCAAGAAGACCCGGAGGAGGAAGGTCAAGGTCCCCGATGCCCTCGAGATACTCACCCAGGAGGAGGCCCAGAGGCTTATCGACATGGACAGGGTCAGGAAAGAGGCCATAGAGAGGGTCGAGCAGTCGGGCATAGTCTTCATAGACGAGATAGATAAGATTGCGGGCCGCCAGGCCGGCCAGGGCCCGGACGTATCCAGGGAGGGCGTGCAGAGGGACCTCCTGCCGATAGTCGAGGGCTCGACCGTCAACACCAAGCACGGGATGGTAAAGACCGACCACATACTCTTTATCGCCTCCGGCGCGTTCCACATCTCGAAACCCTCGGACCTCATACCCGAGTTCCAGGGCCGCTTTCCCATAAGGGTGGAGCTCACGAGCCTCGGCAAGGGGGACTTCATAAAGATACTCACGGAGCCTGAGAACGCGCTCCTGAAACAGTCGATAGCGCTCCTCGAGACCGAGGGGGTAGAGCTCGTCTTTACCGACGACGCCGTGGAGGAGATAGCCGCCATAGCCACGAAGGTGAACGACAGCATGGAGAACATAGGGGCCAGGAGGCTCCACACCGTCATGGAGCGGGTACTGGACGACATATCCTTCAACGCTCCGGACATGAAGGAGAAGAAGTTAGTGGTGGACAGCGGCTACGTCATGGAAAGGCTTTCCGAGATATTGAAAGACGAGGACCTGTCCAGGTATATACTTTAA
- a CDS encoding type II toxin-antitoxin system HicB family antitoxin yields MPYKVSIVIEKDEHGFYAYCPELDGCQTEGDTLDEVMANAREAIELYLETLPEDERKEALSKEILTTTMEVRVA; encoded by the coding sequence ATGCCGTACAAGGTCAGCATAGTCATAGAAAAAGACGAGCACGGGTTTTACGCCTACTGCCCGGAGCTCGATGGTTGCCAGACCGAAGGGGACACCCTCGATGAGGTCATGGCCAACGCCAGGGAGGCCATCGAACTTTATCTGGAAACCCTTCCCGAGGACGAGAGGAAGGAGGCCTTGAGTAAGGAAATCCTTACGACCACCATGGAGGTAAGAGTTGCCTAA
- the argF gene encoding ornithine carbamoyltransferase: MDLLTIFDLKKGDIDALIERAVLLKQRLKGAVPPEPLTAEPLKGKTLALIFEKPSTRTRVSFEAAMYQLGGNVTFISQADSQIGRGEPVKDTARVMSRYVDGVVIRTFGHGVVEEFAGYATVPVINGLTDLHHPCQVLADVLTIVEKKGGYGDLKVAWVGDGNNMANSWVEAAARLGFELTVACPAGYGPDPDVLERAGDEGIGKVELSESAEKAVKGADVVNTDVWASMGQEEEVQSRKKAFKGYKVDSALVKLAKKDAIVMHCLPAHRGEEITEEVIEGGQSVVWDQAENRLHMQKAILEKLLGNRE, from the coding sequence GTGGATCTTTTAACGATATTCGACCTTAAAAAGGGAGATATAGACGCTCTTATAGAGAGGGCCGTGCTCTTGAAGCAAAGGCTCAAGGGCGCCGTACCGCCCGAACCCCTTACGGCCGAACCCCTGAAGGGCAAGACCCTCGCCCTGATATTCGAGAAGCCCTCGACCAGGACGCGCGTCTCGTTCGAGGCCGCCATGTACCAGCTTGGCGGGAACGTGACCTTCATAAGCCAGGCCGACTCGCAGATAGGCAGGGGCGAGCCCGTGAAGGACACCGCGCGGGTCATGAGCCGCTACGTGGACGGCGTCGTCATCCGGACCTTCGGGCACGGGGTAGTCGAGGAGTTCGCCGGGTACGCGACCGTGCCGGTCATAAACGGCCTTACCGACCTGCACCACCCGTGCCAGGTCCTGGCCGACGTCCTTACCATAGTGGAGAAGAAGGGCGGCTACGGAGATCTGAAGGTCGCCTGGGTCGGCGACGGCAACAACATGGCCAACTCCTGGGTAGAGGCCGCGGCAAGGCTCGGCTTCGAGTTAACGGTCGCCTGTCCTGCGGGCTACGGGCCCGACCCGGACGTGCTCGAGAGGGCCGGGGACGAGGGGATAGGCAAGGTGGAGCTCTCAGAGAGCGCGGAGAAGGCGGTGAAGGGCGCCGACGTCGTAAACACCGACGTCTGGGCCAGCATGGGGCAGGAGGAGGAGGTTCAGTCCAGGAAGAAGGCGTTCAAGGGCTATAAGGTCGACTCCGCTCTCGTGAAGCTCGCCAAGAAGGACGCCATAGTCATGCACTGCCTGCCGGCGCACAGGGGGGAAGAGATAACCGAGGAGGTCATCGAGGGCGGGCAGTCGGTGGTGTGGGACCAGGCCGAGAACAGGCTCCATATGCAGAAGGCGATCCTCGAAAAACTTTTAGGCAACAGGGAATAG
- a CDS encoding aspartate aminotransferase family protein, which yields MTNKEIIELTARHVANTYRRFPVAFVKGEGTRLWDADGREYLDFVAGLAVCNLGHCHPRVVEAIREQAGKLIHVSNLFHIEPQSEFAKLLTENSFADRVFFCNSGAEANEAAIKLARKFFSARGEGRFQIVSMEKSFHGRTMAAMAATGQKKIQEGFEPLLEKFIYVPFNDVEAVRRAVTETTAAVMVEPIQGEGGVNLPDKGYLKELKAFSREAGILLIFDEVQVGMGRTGTLFAYENYDVEPDVMTLAKGLAGGVAIGAMLATEEVAAAFGPGAHASTFGGNPLATAAGTAALRATLEDGVLENCTKVGSYLVGKLEGLKKDFSFIKEVRGKGLIVAMELDRPGAGIVTDCLEKSLLINCTAETVLRFLPPLTVTEAEVDEMSGVLRGVLGA from the coding sequence TTGACCAATAAGGAAATAATAGAGCTTACCGCGCGCCATGTGGCTAATACTTACAGGCGCTTCCCAGTGGCGTTCGTTAAGGGGGAAGGCACGAGGCTTTGGGACGCCGACGGGCGCGAGTATCTGGACTTCGTGGCGGGGCTGGCGGTCTGTAACCTCGGCCACTGCCACCCTCGGGTTGTCGAAGCCATAAGGGAGCAGGCCGGAAAGCTTATCCACGTCTCGAACCTCTTCCATATCGAGCCGCAGTCCGAGTTCGCGAAGCTCCTTACGGAGAACTCGTTCGCCGACAGGGTATTTTTCTGCAACTCCGGGGCCGAGGCTAACGAGGCGGCAATAAAGCTCGCACGGAAGTTTTTTAGCGCCAGGGGTGAAGGCCGCTTCCAGATAGTCTCCATGGAGAAGAGCTTCCACGGCAGGACCATGGCCGCCATGGCCGCCACCGGACAGAAGAAGATCCAGGAGGGGTTCGAGCCGCTCCTGGAAAAGTTCATCTATGTCCCGTTTAACGACGTGGAGGCCGTCCGCCGCGCGGTGACCGAAACCACGGCGGCTGTAATGGTGGAGCCCATTCAAGGCGAGGGCGGGGTGAACCTCCCGGATAAAGGCTACCTGAAGGAGCTAAAGGCGTTCTCTCGTGAGGCCGGCATACTCCTTATATTCGACGAGGTGCAGGTCGGGATGGGGCGGACCGGGACGCTCTTCGCCTACGAAAATTACGATGTCGAGCCCGACGTGATGACGCTCGCAAAGGGGCTTGCCGGAGGGGTTGCCATAGGCGCGATGCTCGCAACGGAAGAGGTCGCTGCCGCCTTCGGTCCGGGCGCGCATGCCTCGACATTCGGCGGGAACCCGCTCGCGACGGCCGCGGGCACGGCGGCGCTTAGGGCCACGCTCGAAGACGGCGTGCTCGAAAACTGTACGAAGGTCGGGAGCTACCTCGTAGGTAAGCTCGAAGGGTTGAAGAAGGATTTTTCTTTTATAAAGGAGGTCCGCGGCAAGGGGCTTATCGTCGCCATGGAGCTCGATCGGCCCGGCGCCGGCATAGTCACTGACTGCCTTGAAAAAAGTCTCCTCATTAACTGCACTGCCGAGACGGTGCTCCGCTTCCTCCCGCCTTTAACGGTAACCGAAGCCGAGGTGGACGAGATGTCGGGGGTGCTTCGGGGGGTGCTCGGGGCGTAG
- a CDS encoding argininosuccinate synthase domain-containing protein, whose product MKKGVKRVVLAYSGGLDTSVIIQWLRESYGCEVVAFVADIGQGSEVKPLRKKALDSGAKKVV is encoded by the coding sequence ATGAAGAAGGGCGTAAAACGCGTGGTGCTCGCCTACTCGGGCGGCCTCGATACATCGGTCATCATTCAATGGCTCCGGGAGAGCTACGGCTGCGAGGTCGTGGCCTTCGTGGCCGACATCGGGCAGGGCTCGGAGGTAAAGCCCCTTAGGAAGAAGGCGCTCGATAGCGGGGCGAAGAAGGTCGTCAT
- the argB gene encoding acetylglutamate kinase yields the protein MKKHIEKIKVLFEAFPYIKKFYGKTVVIKYGGSAMAEEDLKRSFARDIVLMKYVGINPVIVHGGGPQIGGLLERLGKESRFVKGIRVTDADTMDVVEMVLVGKVNKEIVGLINHFGGRAVGFGGKDGATIKARRLKIRGEEMGMAGEVESIDSSLIASLDEGNFIPVIAPVGGDDKGASYNINADAVAGKIASSLKAEKLILLTDVKGVIDKKKKLLNSLSLSEARSLITRKVATGGMIPKLKCCIEAVARDVTSAHIIDGRVEHAVLLEVFTDAGVGTVIKPRKR from the coding sequence ATGAAAAAACATATAGAGAAAATAAAAGTCCTCTTCGAGGCCTTCCCGTACATAAAGAAGTTTTACGGGAAGACCGTCGTCATAAAGTACGGCGGGAGCGCTATGGCCGAGGAAGACCTTAAGCGGAGCTTCGCCCGGGACATAGTGCTGATGAAGTACGTGGGCATAAACCCGGTCATCGTCCACGGCGGCGGGCCGCAGATAGGCGGGCTCCTCGAACGGCTCGGCAAGGAGAGCCGGTTCGTCAAGGGCATCCGCGTCACCGACGCCGACACCATGGACGTCGTGGAGATGGTGCTCGTCGGGAAGGTGAATAAAGAGATAGTGGGTCTCATAAACCACTTCGGCGGCAGGGCCGTGGGCTTCGGAGGGAAGGACGGCGCCACCATAAAGGCCAGGAGGCTTAAGATACGCGGCGAGGAGATGGGCATGGCCGGGGAGGTCGAGTCCATAGACTCGAGCCTCATAGCGAGCCTCGACGAGGGCAACTTCATCCCGGTAATAGCCCCGGTCGGCGGGGACGATAAGGGCGCCAGCTACAACATAAACGCCGACGCCGTCGCCGGGAAGATAGCCTCCTCCCTGAAGGCCGAAAAGCTCATACTCCTTACCGACGTAAAGGGCGTGATAGATAAGAAGAAAAAGCTCCTGAACTCGCTAAGCCTCTCCGAGGCCAGGTCCCTTATAACCAGGAAGGTCGCGACCGGGGGGATGATACCCAAGCTCAAGTGCTGCATCGAGGCGGTCGCCCGGGACGTTACCTCCGCGCACATAATAGACGGCAGGGTGGAGCACGCCGTTCTGCTGGAGGTCTTCACCGACGCGGGTGTGGGGACGGTCATAAAGCCCCGGAAAAGGTAG
- the prmC gene encoding peptide chain release factor N(5)-glutamine methyltransferase: MAGTIWDAISRTEDRLKENGISGARREALLMLSQILGTKPSQIIQIRAMPFGESNRKTLEGWVERRLKREPLQYIIGETEFRGVGFMVGPAVLIPRPETEHLVEESVNALKPGPEKPMVLDLCTGSGCVSVCIAMEVPRALVLATDNSPDAIETTVKNALVNDVIERVECLEGDLFDAVKDLPLEGKFDLIVANPPYIKSADIGELEPEVSDYEPRAALDGGEDGLEFIKRIIEGAPRYMKPGGTLIFEVGYDQAEEVEGLLEESEEFESVDIIKDYSGIERVVKARKIGEEETAP, encoded by the coding sequence GTGGCGGGGACGATATGGGACGCCATCTCGCGCACGGAAGATAGGCTCAAGGAAAACGGGATAAGCGGCGCCCGGAGGGAGGCGCTCTTGATGCTCTCCCAGATTCTGGGCACGAAGCCCTCGCAGATCATACAAATCCGCGCCATGCCCTTTGGGGAGTCCAACCGGAAGACCCTGGAAGGGTGGGTGGAGAGGAGGCTCAAGAGGGAGCCGCTCCAGTACATAATCGGAGAGACGGAGTTCCGGGGGGTGGGCTTCATGGTCGGCCCCGCCGTGCTCATACCGCGTCCCGAGACCGAGCATCTGGTCGAGGAGTCGGTAAATGCGCTCAAGCCGGGTCCCGAAAAGCCCATGGTGCTCGACCTCTGCACCGGGAGCGGATGTGTGTCGGTCTGTATCGCCATGGAAGTCCCCCGTGCCCTTGTCCTCGCAACCGACAACTCGCCCGACGCCATAGAGACCACCGTAAAGAACGCGCTCGTAAACGACGTCATCGAGAGGGTGGAGTGCCTGGAGGGCGACCTCTTCGATGCCGTTAAGGACCTCCCGCTCGAAGGCAAGTTCGACCTTATCGTCGCAAACCCCCCATACATAAAGAGTGCCGACATAGGGGAGCTAGAGCCCGAGGTCAGCGACTACGAGCCGCGAGCGGCCCTTGACGGGGGGGAAGACGGGCTGGAGTTCATAAAGAGGATTATCGAAGGCGCCCCCAGGTACATGAAGCCCGGAGGCACGCTTATCTTCGAGGTCGGCTACGACCAGGCGGAAGAGGTGGAGGGGCTCCTGGAGGAGTCCGAGGAGTTCGAGTCCGTCGATATAATAAAGGACTACTCCGGGATAGAGAGGGTAGTGAAGGCGAGGAAAATCGGGGAGGAGGAGACGGCACCTTGA
- a CDS encoding type II toxin-antitoxin system HicA family toxin — translation MPKLPRLKAQEAEAMLFKAGFEMIRSKGSHRIYKRGDRRVVVPFHTGKTLHPKTVK, via the coding sequence TTGCCTAAGCTGCCGCGCCTCAAGGCACAGGAAGCGGAAGCAATGCTCTTCAAGGCCGGTTTCGAGATGATAAGGAGCAAGGGCAGCCACAGGATATACAAGAGAGGGGATAGAAGGGTCGTCGTCCCCTTCCATACCGGTAAGACGTTACACCCCAAGACGGTCAAGTGA